The genomic interval CCGTCTACCTGGAGACCGTCCTTGACGGCCTGCTGGGACGCAGTTCGGCCATATACGAGTCGCTCTATCAGGACGGCCTGATCGACGAGCGGTTCTCCTTCGGTTATGAGGGCGAGCGGGACTACGGCTACGTCGTCGTCGGCGGGGAATCCCCCGATCCCGACCGGCTGCGCGACCGCCTCGCCGAAGCCCTCGGGCGGGCCCGGACGGACGGGATCGACCCGGCCACCTTCGAGCGGACTCGACGCAAGCTCAGCGGGGGGTTCATCGCCGGGTTCAATTCCCCCGAGTTCGCCGCCCACAACTTCACCCTTTTCCGCTTCAAGGACGTGGACATCTTCGACTACCTGACGGCCCTCGAACGGGTCGACCTGGATGGGGCCAACCGGCGGCTCCGGGAGGTCCTGGACCCTTCGGCCTTCGCCGTCTCCATCATCAGACCGAAGGATTCCCCGCCCGGGCGTAGAAGATAGTCGCCGAAGGGAAGTGCTGCCATGACCAGGCTGAGCCTCAAGCCGGCCACGTCGCTCTATCCGCAGCCGGCGGTGATGGTCACCGCCGGTGATTTCGAAGCGGCCAAGAACATCATCACCCTGGCCTGGGTGGGGGTCGCCTGTTCAGATCCGCCGATGGTGACCATCGGGGTCCGCCCGGAGCGATTCACCTACCGGATGATCAAGGACGGTGGGGAATTCGTCATCAACATCCCCAGCGCCGGTCTGGTCAGGGCGGTGGACATCTGCGGAAACACCTCGGGCAAGACGACCGACAAATTCAAGCTGACCGGACTCACCGCCATCAAGGCCCAGAAGGTCAAGGCGCCGGCCATCGCCGAGTGCCCGGTCAACCTCGAATGCGAGGTCCGCGGGTTCCATCACCTGGGTTCCCACGACCTCTTCATCGGGGAGGTCGTCAACATCACCGCCGACGACGCGGTCCTTGACCAGCACGGGCATCTGGACCTCGGCAAGATCGATCCGCTCGCCTACGGCGGGGGTGATTACTGGTCGCTCGGGCGACGGCTGGGAGTATACGGCTTCAGCAAGAAATCCTGACCGGGTCATGGGTCCGGGAGGCAAAACCCCGAGAAGGCGGGAGCCTTCTCTTTTTGTGAGGGAAGAGACATGGACCGCGCCGTCCTGATCGATGGTCATTCGCTCAACCTGGCCCAGGTCGAACGGGTCGCATCGGGCCGGGCCGAGGTGGCCCTGGCTCCAGGGGCCCGAGAGTCGCTCGAGACTGCCCGGGCGGTCGTCGACGGGATCCTCCGTTCAGGGTCGGTGGTCTATGGAGTGACCACCGGCTTCGGCCGTTTTTGCGATGTCGTCATCCCCCCGGAGGACGTTGCCCGCCTGCAGCGCAACCTCATCGTCAGCCACGCCGCCGGGGTCGGCGAACCCTTCTCCGAACCGGTTGTCCGGGCAATGCTCCTCCTCCGCTCCAACGCCCTTACCCGCGGCCACTCGGGGGTCCGCCCGGCGGTCGTCGAGACCCTCCTTGGGATGCTCAATCGGGGGGTCATCCCGGTCGTTCCTCAGAAGGGTTCCCTCGGGGCCAGCGGAGACCTGGCCCCCCTGGCCCATCTGGCCCTGGTGCCGCTCGGGATGGGGGAGGCCACCTTCGGTGGTCGGCGGCTGCCCGGGGCCGAGGCCATGGCGGCCGCCGGTCTCGACCCGTTAGTCCTCGAGGCCAAGGAAGGGCTGGCGTTGATCAACGGGACCCAGGCCATGACCGCCGTGGGTGCCCTGACCCTGCGCC from Bacillota bacterium carries:
- a CDS encoding flavin reductase family protein codes for the protein MTRLSLKPATSLYPQPAVMVTAGDFEAAKNIITLAWVGVACSDPPMVTIGVRPERFTYRMIKDGGEFVINIPSAGLVRAVDICGNTSGKTTDKFKLTGLTAIKAQKVKAPAIAECPVNLECEVRGFHHLGSHDLFIGEVVNITADDAVLDQHGHLDLGKIDPLAYGGGDYWSLGRRLGVYGFSKKS